The Streptomyces sp. 11x1 genomic sequence CGCCACCCAGAGCTGGGCGCCGTGCAGGAAGCGGGCGTGCGACTTCGGGCTCTCCTCCGAGTGACTGATCGCCCGGCCGGAGGTCATCAGGCCCAGCTCGCGGGGGCGGATGGTCTGGAGGCTGCCCGTGGAGTCGCGGTGCAGCACCTCGCCCTGGTGCAGCCAACTGACCGTCTGCAGACCCATGTGCGGATGCGGCGGCACCTGCATGCCGGGCTCGTCGGCGATGTCGTCGGGGCCGTAGTGATCGACGAAGGCCCACGCGCCCACCATGCGGCGGCCCAGGTTCGGCAGCAGGCGCCGCACCTCGGTGGACTCGCCGAGCTTCACCCGGCGGGGGCTGAGGAGTTCACGAACCGGCTCGGCCACCACGAAGCCCCGGCCGCCGCACACCGCGGGCACCGCCTCGCGATCAAGATTGCTCATGCCCCCAACCTAGCCCCGTCCGGCTCACGCCGTCAGTCGTCCCCCGGCACTCCATGGACGCGGGCAGGGCCGACCGCGGCGACCGTACGGCCGCCTCCCCGCAAGGCAGGCACATTTACTAGCCATGGCTATAGTAGCCAAGTACAGTATCTGTCATGAGTTCGGTCATCGAGGGCGCGACGCCCGGGTTTCTCGTCTGGCGGCTGTCCATGAAGTGGCGGGTCGCGGTCGACCGCGCGCTCACTCCGCTGGGGCTGACGCACGCGCAGTACGCGCTGGTGGCGTCGTTGTACGGCATGCACCGGGACGGACTGCGGCCCAGTCAGCGGCAACTCGCGGACCACACCGGCCTGGAGGCCCTGTACGTCTCCAAGCTGGCCCGCGCCCTGGAGACCGCCGGACTTCTCGGACGCACCCGGGACCCCCGCGATCCCCGCGCCGTGCAGCTCGCTCTCACCGAGCAGGGACGCGAGGTCACCCGGCGCGCGATCGAGGTCGTCCAGGCATTGATGGATCAGTTGCTGGAACCGCTCGGCGGGCTCGACGGCGCCCGGACCCGAGAGTTCACCCGCGAGCTGACCACCCTGCTCGACGTACCGCTCGACATACCAACGCTCGACGTATCGCTCGTCCCGTCCACCGCACAGAAACACGAGAAGGAGCAACCATGACCACCACCGCCCCCGTCCTCAACTCCCGGGTCGTCGGCCTCGCCCACTACGCCGCCCGCGGGGTGCTGGAGAAGGTCCTGGCCCGACACGGTCTGACGTTCCAGCAGTCGCTGGCCCTGCGGGCCGTCGCGGGCTCCGACGAACCCCTCGACCGCGAGGCCCTCGTGGACCAGGTCGTCGACTCGCTCAAGGCCGAGAAGGCCGAGATACGGGCCGTGGTCGAGGAGTTGGTCGCCGCGCGACTGCTGGAGGCGGACCCCACGCGGCCGTCCCGGCTCAGGATCACGGAGGCCGGGCAGGAGGCCCACAGCAGGTCCGTCGCCGAGACGGCACCCGTCTCCGCCCGGATCTACGCCGACATCCCGGCCGAGGAACTGGCCGCCGCCGGTCGCACGCTGGCCCTCATCACCGAACGCGCCAACGCCGAGCTGGCCGCGATGAAGTGAGCCCGACCGCTACTTCGTCTCCACCCGGCCGCCGTACGACCGCTTGCCGCGCCGGTGGGCCACCTCGCCCAGGACGACGTCCATCGCGATGAACGCCGCCAGCGGGATGCCGAGCAGGGGCACGAAGTAGCCGAGGACCGCGATGACGGCGAGGGCGGGGACGAGGATCTGGGGCGGTACGTGCTGCCAGGCGCCGCGCGGGAGCGGGCGCCCGAAGGACGAGGCACGGCCGCGCTGCCACCACATGCGGTAGCCCCAGACGATCAGCACGACCAGGGAGGCCGCGAGCGCGATCAGCAGGAGCTGGTTGGCGAGGCCGAACAGGACGCCGGTGTGGGCGTCGATGCCCCAGCGGGACAGCTTGGCGAGGATCGGGAAGTCGGCGAACCGAAGGGTGTCGGTGACCTCGGCGGTCGCCGGGTCCACGGCCACCGCGTCCTGCTTGGTGGGCCAGCTGCGCTGGACCTGCTTGACCACGTACGCCGAGGACGCGTCGGCGGGCGGCACGATCTCCACCGGGTCGCCGAGGCCCTCGGCACGCGCGGCGGCCAGGATCTTGTCCAGGTCGCCCTCCGCGGCCGTCCCTTCGCCCGTCGAACCGCCCCCGTGGTCGCCGTGGTCGCCCGCCGCGACGGACACGGCCGGCGTCGCCTGATGGAGTTCGGTACGCAGGACCTCGATGTTGGCGCCCGCGTACGTGGACCAGGTCAGGCCGGTCGCCGAGAGGAAGAAGAACCCGAGGGCCGCCCAGACGCCCACCGTGCCGTGCAGACCCAGGGCGCGACGGCGGCCGGAGGTGCCGCGCACCTTGCGCTGGGCGCGGCTGCGGGCGAACCAGAGCACCAGGCCGCCGCCCGAGATGACCCACAGCCAACTGGCGGCCAGCTCGCTGTAGAGGCGGCCGGGCTCGCCGAGGTGGAGATTGGCGTGGAACTTGTCGATCCAGGTCCGCACCGGCAGCGCGCCCGTGGAGCCGTACTGCTCCAACGCCCCGCGCACCTGGGCCGTGTACGGATCGACGAACACCGCGAGGGTGTTGGCCTCGTCGATGCCCTCGACGCCCGTCAGCATCACCCTGGTCGTCGCGTCGTCCTCCGAGGACGGCCGTACGGCGGCGATCTCGCCCTCCGGGTGCGCCTCGCGGGCGGCGGTTACCTGCTCGGAGATCGGCAGCTTCTCCCCGCCCACCTTCGCGACGGTCGTCCGGTCCGCGTAGACGATGTCCTCGACGGAGAACGAGGCGGCGTACACCCCGCCGGTCAGGGCGGCGACCAGCAGGAACGGGGCGACGAGGACGCCCGCGTAGAAGTGCAGCCGCAGGACGAGCGGCCGGAGCGCGGCCCAGCCCCTCGGCGAGGGGTCCGGCTTGGCGAGGGGTTTCTGGCGCTCGTCCGTCTCGGTCGAGGGGGCGATGGTCATCGGCGGATGCTCCGGGATGCGGGGACGTCGTGGCGGTTCAGTAGTCGGGGCGTGCGGGCTCCGAGTTCCCCGCCTCCTCTGTGACGTGGGTCACAAGGAGGGTGTCGGTGTCGGGCCGCCGCCGATCAGGGCGGTCGCGCGGGCAGCCGTGCGAGAGCCGCCTCGCGTCGCGCGCACCCGGTTGGCATCCTGGCCCGATGGCTTCCGAACGTGACCGCCCCGAGTCCCGCCCCCTGAGCGACCGGGTCGAGGAACTCCTCGCCCACGAGGGGCCGCTGCCGATCGTCGCCGCGGGCGACCCGGTGCTGCGCCGCACCGCCGAGCCCTTCGACGGCCAGCTGGACGCGGGTCTCCTCGCCCGCTTCGTCGCCGCCCTGCGCGCCACCATGCACGCGGCACCGGGCGTCGGCCTCGCCGCACCCCAGGTGGGTGTGTCCCTGCGCATCGCGGTGATCGAGGACCCCGCGCCGGTTCCGGAGGAGGTACGGCTGGCTCGGGGCAGGGTGCCGCAACCGTTCCGCGTCCTGGTCAATCCGGCGTACGAGGCCGTCGGGTCGTTCCGTGACGCGTTCTACGAGGGCTGTCTGAGCGTGCCGGGCTGGCAGGCAGTGGTGGCCCGGCACGCCAAGGTGCGGCTACGGGCGCTCGACGAGCACGGGCGGGCGGTCGACGAGGAGTTCGCGGGGTGGCCCGCCCGGATCGTCCAGCACGAGACGGACCACCTCAACGGCACGCTCTACCTCGACCACGCCGAACTGCGTTCCCTCTCCTCGAACCAGACGATGGCCGACCGCTGGAACGACCCGACCCCGGCCAGGGCCGCACGCGAGCTGGGCTTCCTCCTGCCCGACCAGTAATGCTTCGTCAGGTCGTGGACCGTCTGCGGCGTCTCCGAGGGCTGGGCAGGGGGCGCCCGCAGGTGGCCAGGCCCGTACACACCTCCTTCCGGTGGAGGAGGGCAGCCCCCGCAGCGCGGCACGAGGCGCACTGCAGTGGGGCTGCCCCCTTCCCGCCGGGTCTGCCCTGCCGGGAGGTCTCCCCGCGCACCCGGGGGCTGGTTACGCCAGAGACGTCCACTTCTGGTTGTTCTGGCCGTTGCAGGTCCACAGGATCAGTCGGGTCCCGTTCGCGGTGGCGGCCCCGTTGGCGTCGAGGCACAGCCCGGCGTTGACGTTGCGGATCGAGCCGTCGGCCTGCGTGGTCCACTTCTGATTGTTCTGGCCGTTGCAGGGCCAGATGATGACCTGGGTGCCGTTGGTGGTGCCCTGGTTGTTGGCATCCAGGCACTTGTCGCCGAAGACGCGGATCTCACCACCGGCCCAGGTGGTCCACAGTTGGTTGGCGGCGGTGTGGCAGTCCCAGATCAGCGTCGCTGTCCCGGCCGCGGTGCTCCCGCCTTCCACATCCAGACAGCGGCCGGATCCGGTACCGCGCAGGCGGGCGGTGGTGGAGGCCAGCGGGCTGCCGCCGCTCATCCTGAACACGGCGACACCGTGCGCCGGGACGCTCGCCGAGACCTGACCGGACGTGCTGGAAGTGCCGCCGGTCCACAGGTCGGTGAGGGTGAACGGCCCTCCGGTGAGGCCGACCTGTGCGGCGTTGGTGGTGATCGTGGCGGTGCTGTCACCCCGGTTGAACAGGCCCACGGCGACCGAGCCGTCGGACAGGCGCTTGGCGAAGACCTCGGTGGCGCCGTCGTCGCGCACCCGGCGCCCGCCCGCGCCCAGCGAGTCCTGGTTCACCGCCAGCAGGCGGGGGTTGCGGAGGATCGCGCTCACGTCGGCGGACATGGTACGGATGTCATTGCCGGCCATGAGGGGAGCCGAGAGCAGCGACCACAGGGCGAAGTGGGAGCGGGCCTCGGTCAGCGACAGCCCGGGACGCCCGACGACCAGCATGTCCGGGTCGTTCCAGTGGCCTGGGCCCGACTGCGCGGCCAGCGGCGCGGTGATGTCCAGGACGTTCCCGACACCCATCGGATAGCTGTTGGTGTTGTTGTTCTGCCAGATGTCGAGCAGGTCCTCCGTCGTCCGCCACAGATCGGCGACCTGGCCCCAGTCGTAGGAGGCGCCGGTGGGGGCGTGGAAGCTGTTGGGGTTGATGCTGTAGACGATCGGACGTCCGGTGGCGCGCAGGGCGTCACGCATGGTGGTGAACTGTGCGATCTGCTCGCTGAGGGTGCCGCTGCCGGAGCACCAGTCGTACTTGAGGTAGTCCACGCCCCATGAGGCGAACGAGGCGGCGTCCTGTGCCTCGTGCCCCTTGCTGCCGGTGGAGCCGGGGTAGGTGCCCACGCCCTGGGCGCACGTCTTCTCGTTGGGCGCCTGGTAGATGCCGAACTTCAGGCCCTTGCTGTGGATGTAGTCGCCCAGCGCCTTCATGCCGCTGGGGAACTTGGTCGGGTTGGCCCGGAGGTTGCCCGCGCTGTCACGCTGCGGGTCGAACCAGCAGTCGTCGACGACGACGTACTGGTAGCCGGCGTCCTTCATACCGGAGGACACCATCGCGTCGGCGGCCTGGCGGACCTGCGCCTCGGTGATCCCGCATCCAAAGCTGTTCCAACTGTTCCAGCCCAGGGGCGGGGTGAGCGCGGGGCTGCCCGGTGCGGCCTCGGCGACCGAACCGGCGGAGGCGGTGACGCAGGCGGTGAGCGTCAGCGCGGCGGCTGTGAGGAGGCGTAGCAGTCGTGTGTGCAGGGGGGCCATGAGGGGGGTCCTTCCTGGCCCGCACAGCGGAGGCCGCTGTGCGGGCCTTGGGGGCATGGTCACGAGCTCGGGATGACGCGCCCGGTCGGCGCTGCAGGGTGAGCAGGCCCTGCCGGTACGGCAGCTTCAGGTAGTCGGGGGGGGTGCTCACGCCGGTGTCCCGGCCCTGGTGGAGGAAGTGCAGGTTGCACGGGCCGATGGTCCTGGTCCGGTCGGCGTCGACGCGGATCTTCGGGGAATCGGGCAGCCGATGGGAGGCAGGGAGCGATGGGAACCCGGTTCCGCGGCGCACTCAGTTCCGCACGATGCGCCACCGGTTGTCGGCGGTGCCGTCGTCCGCGTCCTGGACCGCGAACGCGCCCACGGCGGTGGAGTTGCCCGCGATGGCGAGCAGCTTGCCGCTGTTGGCGTTGCGGATCTTGTAGGTGCCGTCCCCTTGGTCGAGCAGGCTCCACCGGTGGTCGGCGGTGCCGTTGTCCGACCACTGCAGGACCGTCGCGCCGTCCGCGGTGGACATGTTCAGAACGCCGAGCACCTTGCCGCTGTGGGCGTTGCGGAAGCGGACCGCGCTCCCGTCGGTGATCATGTACCAGTCGTGGTCGGCGGTGCCGTTGTCCGACCACTGCAGAGCGCGGCCGCCGTCGGCCGTGGACATGTTCTGGATGCCCAGCAGCAGACCACTGGCCGCGTTGACCAGACGGACGCTGCCGGTGGTGTTCCAGTAGACGGTGTAGTTGTGGCCGTGCGCGTCGTGGAACGGGCCCAGGTTGACGGTGGAACCGTTGGCGGTGGCGGTGAAGGCGAGCGAACTGCTGCTGGTCCGCGTGATCGAGGACGTGTTCAGCGTCGGCAGCGAACTGAGCGCGGTGTCACCGTAGTTGCCCGACAGGACGACCGGGCCGTAGGTGATCGCGGCGACGTTCGCGTTGTCGTTCGCCGCTCGCATCACGACCCGCATGGGCAGGCGGACGGTGACCGTGTCGCCGGAGGTCCAGGAACGGCTCAGGGTGGCGTAGCTGCCGGGGTCGGTGGCGATGTTCTGCTTGACACCGTTGACGCTGACGGTGGCCCCGTTGGTCCAGCCGGGGATACGGATGCGCATCGCCCAGGTACCGCTGACACTTCCGGTGACCTGCAGGTTCGTGGTGTCGCTGGTCGGATACGAGGTGGTCTGGGTGACCGTGATGCCGCGCTGGGTCCAGTTCAGTACCGAGGGCACGAACATGTTCACGATGAGGGTGGTGTCGGTGCGGAAGTAGATGGAGTCCATCAGCCTCGTGTGCATCTCCAGGCCCGTGCCCTGGCAGCACCAGAAGGTTCCGTAGTCGGTGCTCCAGGTGCCGCCGCCCCACGCCGGGCCCACACCGCGCCGGCCGCCCGGCTTGAGCGGGGTGAAGTAGGTGACGTGACCGTGGTCGTCGGCCGGGTTCTGCTGGCCGATCATCTGGTTCAGCCACGCCCGCTCGTAGTAGTCGAAGAGCTCGGACCGGTTCGGGTCCAGCGTGAACAACTCACGGGTGAGGGTGAGCATGTTGAAGGTGTTGCAGCTCTCGCACGTGTCGTTGTTCAGGTAGCCGGCGATGGCGTTCGGGGCGCGGAAGTGCTCCGCCTGGCTGTTGCCGCCGATGGCATAGGTGTGCGCGTCCACGGTGAAGTTCCAGGCATTGGTGGCGATGTCCCGGTAACGGGTCGTGCCGGTGGCCTTGAACTCCCTCGCGGCCCCTGTCCACTTGGGTACCTGGGTGTTGGCGTGCAGTCCGCCCAGCTTGTCCTGGTTGGCCGCCAGCGGGTCGAACACCGCGGCGTGGTCGAACCTCTGGGCGACGGTGAGCCATCGCGCGTCATCGGTCTGCTGGTAGAGGTCGGTCAGCACGGTGTTCATGCCTCCGAACTCGGTCTGCAGCATGGCCTGCATCTGCTGGTCGGTCAGCCGGCCGGTGCGCAGGTCGACCCACCCCGCCAGGCCGAGCAGAACGTCACGGGCCTGGTTGCTGCCGATGAGGCGCCACACGTCCAGCAGGCCGGCGAGGGTCTTGTGGATGGTGTAGTACGGCACGTTGCCGTTGGTCAGGGTCCGCTGCTCAAGAGCGGTGAAGTCGGACTCGGGATAGCCGGAGAGGTACCCGGCGTTGAAACCGGCGGCACTGTTGTTGGCCTGGCACTTGGCCAGCTCCGCCACCATGTACGTGGCCTTGTCCCGGCAGACGGTGTCCCCGGTCACGGCGTACAGCTGCGCCCATGCCGTGAGGAAGTGGCCCTGAACGTGGGTGCGGAAGGGGAAGTTGGGCGCCTCCCAGCCGCCGGTGGCGGCCGCGCCGTTGGTGGACAGCTTGTGGTTGGCGCGGAAGTTGTACAGCAGCCGGTCCACGTCGACGAACCGTAGGTAGTTCCGCGTACGGTCCTGGTTGTCCAGCCAGCGGCTCGCGGTCAGCCGGACCTGGCCGATCTCGAAGGGGTGGGCCGAGACCCCGATGTCGGCCCTGGCGGGAAGGACGACCGCACGGGCGGAGGATGCGCCGACGAGGGGCCCGGTGACAGAGGCGACGACGGTGACCCCGGCTGCTTGCAGGAGGCGCCGTCTACTGAGGGAGGAAGACATCTGAACCTTTCGGTGAGCGGAAGTGGCCAGGTCCAAGGGGTGACTACGGTGAAGGAACTGTCGGCGCGGAAGGTGTCGGTGTTCTGGAGGAACTCAGACGCAGCGCGTGGACGTGGTGGCGCAGGTAGCGGAGAGGGCGGGCGCAGGAGTCGCGGAAGGTGTAGCGGTTGGCGTCGGCGAGGCCGGGCACGACGGTGGGAGCGGCCCCCTGCTTGACGGCGGTGATGCTGGAGGCGCGCACCGGGTCGATGTGGCCGAGGCTGTCGGTGCGGACGGCGGCGTACCGGTCGGGGTGGTTGACCGAACGCAGCCACCTGGTGGGGTTCGTGGGCGGAGTGACACCGACGGGGACCGTCTTCTGTACGGGTTCGACTCACTGGAGTTGGTGAACGCGGTCATCGTGTGCCGCGTGACCTGCCCGGCCGGCGGGACGGCCGCGGCGGCGGTGCCGTGGAGGGCGGGGACGCAGAGCAGGACCAGCAGCAGCGGCCCCAGCAGGGCGAGCAGCGTTCTCACGGGTCTCTTCAACTCTTCCTCCGGCTTG encodes the following:
- a CDS encoding ricin-type beta-trefoil lectin domain protein — translated: MAPLHTRLLRLLTAAALTLTACVTASAGSVAEAAPGSPALTPPLGWNSWNSFGCGITEAQVRQAADAMVSSGMKDAGYQYVVVDDCWFDPQRDSAGNLRANPTKFPSGMKALGDYIHSKGLKFGIYQAPNEKTCAQGVGTYPGSTGSKGHEAQDAASFASWGVDYLKYDWCSGSGTLSEQIAQFTTMRDALRATGRPIVYSINPNSFHAPTGASYDWGQVADLWRTTEDLLDIWQNNNTNSYPMGVGNVLDITAPLAAQSGPGHWNDPDMLVVGRPGLSLTEARSHFALWSLLSAPLMAGNDIRTMSADVSAILRNPRLLAVNQDSLGAGGRRVRDDGATEVFAKRLSDGSVAVGLFNRGDSTATITTNAAQVGLTGGPFTLTDLWTGGTSSTSGQVSASVPAHGVAVFRMSGGSPLASTTARLRGTGSGRCLDVEGGSTAAGTATLIWDCHTAANQLWTTWAGGEIRVFGDKCLDANNQGTTNGTQVIIWPCNGQNNQKWTTQADGSIRNVNAGLCLDANGAATANGTRLILWTCNGQNNQKWTSLA
- a CDS encoding PepSY domain-containing protein; translation: MTIAPSTETDERQKPLAKPDPSPRGWAALRPLVLRLHFYAGVLVAPFLLVAALTGGVYAASFSVEDIVYADRTTVAKVGGEKLPISEQVTAAREAHPEGEIAAVRPSSEDDATTRVMLTGVEGIDEANTLAVFVDPYTAQVRGALEQYGSTGALPVRTWIDKFHANLHLGEPGRLYSELAASWLWVISGGGLVLWFARSRAQRKVRGTSGRRRALGLHGTVGVWAALGFFFLSATGLTWSTYAGANIEVLRTELHQATPAVSVAAGDHGDHGGGSTGEGTAAEGDLDKILAAARAEGLGDPVEIVPPADASSAYVVKQVQRSWPTKQDAVAVDPATAEVTDTLRFADFPILAKLSRWGIDAHTGVLFGLANQLLLIALAASLVVLIVWGYRMWWQRGRASSFGRPLPRGAWQHVPPQILVPALAVIAVLGYFVPLLGIPLAAFIAMDVVLGEVAHRRGKRSYGGRVETK
- a CDS encoding MarR family transcriptional regulator yields the protein MTTTAPVLNSRVVGLAHYAARGVLEKVLARHGLTFQQSLALRAVAGSDEPLDREALVDQVVDSLKAEKAEIRAVVEELVAARLLEADPTRPSRLRITEAGQEAHSRSVAETAPVSARIYADIPAEELAAAGRTLALITERANAELAAMK
- a CDS encoding AbfB domain-containing protein, whose protein sequence is MRSVNHPDRYAAVRTDSLGHIDPVRASSITAVKQGAAPTVVPGLADANRYTFRDSCARPLRYLRHHVHALRLSSSRTPTPSAPTVPSP
- a CDS encoding peptide deformylase, with amino-acid sequence MASERDRPESRPLSDRVEELLAHEGPLPIVAAGDPVLRRTAEPFDGQLDAGLLARFVAALRATMHAAPGVGLAAPQVGVSLRIAVIEDPAPVPEEVRLARGRVPQPFRVLVNPAYEAVGSFRDAFYEGCLSVPGWQAVVARHAKVRLRALDEHGRAVDEEFAGWPARIVQHETDHLNGTLYLDHAELRSLSSNQTMADRWNDPTPARAARELGFLLPDQ
- a CDS encoding beta-L-arabinofuranosidase domain-containing protein, whose protein sequence is MSSSLSRRRLLQAAGVTVVASVTGPLVGASSARAVVLPARADIGVSAHPFEIGQVRLTASRWLDNQDRTRNYLRFVDVDRLLYNFRANHKLSTNGAAATGGWEAPNFPFRTHVQGHFLTAWAQLYAVTGDTVCRDKATYMVAELAKCQANNSAAGFNAGYLSGYPESDFTALEQRTLTNGNVPYYTIHKTLAGLLDVWRLIGSNQARDVLLGLAGWVDLRTGRLTDQQMQAMLQTEFGGMNTVLTDLYQQTDDARWLTVAQRFDHAAVFDPLAANQDKLGGLHANTQVPKWTGAAREFKATGTTRYRDIATNAWNFTVDAHTYAIGGNSQAEHFRAPNAIAGYLNNDTCESCNTFNMLTLTRELFTLDPNRSELFDYYERAWLNQMIGQQNPADDHGHVTYFTPLKPGGRRGVGPAWGGGTWSTDYGTFWCCQGTGLEMHTRLMDSIYFRTDTTLIVNMFVPSVLNWTQRGITVTQTTSYPTSDTTNLQVTGSVSGTWAMRIRIPGWTNGATVSVNGVKQNIATDPGSYATLSRSWTSGDTVTVRLPMRVVMRAANDNANVAAITYGPVVLSGNYGDTALSSLPTLNTSSITRTSSSSLAFTATANGSTVNLGPFHDAHGHNYTVYWNTTGSVRLVNAASGLLLGIQNMSTADGGRALQWSDNGTADHDWYMITDGSAVRFRNAHSGKVLGVLNMSTADGATVLQWSDNGTADHRWSLLDQGDGTYKIRNANSGKLLAIAGNSTAVGAFAVQDADDGTADNRWRIVRN
- a CDS encoding MarR family transcriptional regulator, coding for MSSVIEGATPGFLVWRLSMKWRVAVDRALTPLGLTHAQYALVASLYGMHRDGLRPSQRQLADHTGLEALYVSKLARALETAGLLGRTRDPRDPRAVQLALTEQGREVTRRAIEVVQALMDQLLEPLGGLDGARTREFTRELTTLLDVPLDIPTLDVSLVPSTAQKHEKEQP